The sequence below is a genomic window from Macadamia integrifolia cultivar HAES 741 chromosome 1, SCU_Mint_v3, whole genome shotgun sequence.
TGATggtaatgtatatatatatatatatatatataatagttttatatgtaattatatatatcAATGTCATTAATGGGAACAAACAAGATAGTTGTTGGGATGGTttaaaaataggagaaaagagaCAAAGGGGAGTTAAAAATGAAAGACTTTTTGGGATGGGATGACCATGTACGTATGACATTGCACAAAAAGGAGTAATATAATTACCCGCGAGGGCCTGCACCCATATCTTACCGGATTTGGGGTCGTTACAGTAAGGGGAACGAAACCTCATTGAAGCTGCTGCAGATTGAAACATAGAATTGAAAGAGACCATAAAAGATTTGAATTAGGTTTGTTGGGGCGGTGTGACCCACACGGTTCGCAGCTCACAATCCgttttgaaaattcaaagtaaAGGGAACAAGGCAGCTCTTGCAGgctatctctctccttcattTCCTCTTGGGCACAAAAGTGAGTGCTTCCGCTCATCTCTGTGTCTTTGGGTTGTGGTGTTTTTCTCTCTCActcaagagaaaaagagaataagaagaaaggtGCCAAATCTCTTTTGAACAGCTGCAACTGAGGTTAGGATATGTTGTATTTAtgaatctatttatttttgttagttgtttttgtttttccaagAATTGTTATTGCTCTTGATATTTGGTAGTCTCTGGCATTGACTAAGGAGGACTGTAATCTCTATTATTTCTTATAGTGGAAGGTTTGTCTCACTTTAGATGAATTTTTCATGTTAAAACTTTGCATGTTCTTTTGGGATCagtttgttttgatttatttgagTGACTaattttatgcatattttcatcatttttttcctcaaaGCTTTAAGTCTCACTCTTtcaggcgagagagagagaaaaaaaaaatggcgatCGTGCTGACACTGGCACAGGCAGTGGTGCAAGTCTTGTCAGAAAGGATACTTCTACTCCTGGTGACGGAGGGAAACTTGGTCATGGGAGCCCGTCGAGAGTTTAAATCAATCGGGGATGAGTTAGAAAGTATGAAATCCTTTCTTAGAGATGCAGACAGAAGAAGTGCAACCGAACGTGAAGTTGAAACATGGATAGAACAAGTGAGAGATGCAGCTTACAATGTTGAAGACATCATTGATGAATTTTTGTATCGCATGGATAGCCAGTTTAGTAGGGGAAACCTAACTGGATATGTCAATCAAGTTGTGAAATTCCCAAAGAACTCTTGGGTGAAGCATAAAATGGCCTCCAGGTTAGAAGAAATTAAAGCTGATATCAAAGCAATTAATGACAGACACCAAAGATACAATTTTCGTCACGAAGAGGAACAAGAGGAAAGGTTTCAATGGCTTGGAAAGTCACCACCTTCTGCTGAAAATGATGTTGTGGGAATGGACGGATATGAGGAGACATTGTTATATTGGTTGCAAAGTGAGGAACGGCGAGACTTGATGATTTCAGTGTGGGGAATGGGAGGTTCCGGTAAAACTACAATTGTGGCCAAGGTTTACAATAACAAAGcagtgaaaaaatatttccaGTGCTCTGCTTGGATCACCCTCTCCCAGGAATTTGTAGTCGAGAATCTTTTCAAGTCCATGATCAAAGAGTTCTACAGGGCAGGGAAGGATTTGGTTCCAACTGACATAGATAAAATGGACTACAATGGGCTGGTGAGGACAATTCAGGAGTACTTGCAGCAAAAGAGATATGTAATTGTCCTAGATGATGTTTGGAGTCTTAACTTTTATCGTTGGAGACAAATAAAAGATGCAATTCCTTCAACAAGTAATGGAAGTGCAATAATGCTTACAACTCGGATGAAGGAAGTTGCTTGTCTTTCTTTTGGAATTCCAAACAGTATTCACCACATTCTCCACATTGAACCTCTTCCGGAGAACAAGGCTTGGGAACTGTTCTGTAGAAGGGCATTCACAAATGTTCCTAATCAACGTTGTCCTCCACTGCTTGAGCCCACAGCTCAAAACCTTGTAAAAAGCTGTAAAGGATTACCTCTCACAATTGTGGTTCTGGGTTATCTCATGTTATCCAAGGAAAAGACAGAGTTAGAATGGAAGAAAGTTTGTCAGAACCCTAATTGGGAACTAAGCAACAACCCTAGGTTGGAACGCGAAAAAAACATCTTGCTGCTTAGTTTTCATGATTTACCATACCACCTTAAGCATTGTTTCAAATACTGTTGTGTTTTCCCTGAAGATTActtgattaaaagaaaaaggcttATTAGGCTATGGATAGCAGAAGGGTTTGTGGAAAAGATTAAAGACAAGACTCTTGAGGAGGTAGCAGACACTTACCTTGAGGAGCTAGTTTGTCGAAGCATGCTTCAAGTTGTAAAGAAGAACCATTTTGGAAGAGCGAAAAGCGTTCGATTGCACGATCTTATGCGTGAGCTAGGCCTTTCTATATCTAAAGGAGAGAAGTTTTGTGTGTCATATaacaggggagagggagaagaagtggCCAATGCACGTCGCTTAGCAATGCACAAATGTGACGAAGACATTCCACAATGTTTTGATAGGTCAAAGCTCCGCTCGTTCTTTGTATTTGCTACAGAAACAACTATGTCAAGCCAGTCATATgaattgccaaagaagttcatGTTTCTAAGAGTCTTGGATCTGCAAGGTGTCCCTATTACAATATTACCAGATGAAATAGGGGAATTGTTCAGTCTAAGGTATTTGAACTTGAGAGAAACTCACATTAAGGAAATTCCGAAAGCCTTGGGTAAGCTTCGAAACCTACAAACTTTAGATGTCTGCGATACCAAGGTAGAGGAACTCCCAACAAGTGCAGTGAATTTGCATAGCTTGTCCAATCTACTTATGTATCATTATGATCCTACAAGATctaaatcttttgattttgtcaGCGGAACGAGGGTACCATTTGACATAAGTCAGCTGGAGAGTTTGCAAGTTTTAGCATCTATCGAAGCAGATGATGACATCGTTAGAACACTTGGGAATATGACACAACTTAGAAGAATTGGCATTACAAAGGTGAAGGCCGGCACTCAGGTTCGGCAGTTGTGTGCAACAATACAAAAACTGAATCTCCTTCGCAGCCTATTTTTAATGTCTTGTATTGGGCATGAACTCAATATGAATGATTTGAAGCACCCTCCTCCCCTTCTGCAAAGGCTCACTCTGGTGGGGAAATTGAAGTCAGTACCTAGCTGGTTTGGCTCTCTTAATGATCTAACCTTTTTGTTCTTGAAATGCTCCAAACTAAAGGAGAATCCCTTGCTTAAAATTCATGCTTTGTGCAACCTTCGGCGTCTTACTCTTTCAAATGCATATGAAGGGAATCTCCTGCACTTCCATCCCATGTGGTTCCCTATGCTGAAGATACTAAGATTGTGGAATTTGTCGCAGTTGCATAAAGTAATAATCGAGAAGGGAGCAATGCCTGATATCGAAGATCTATGGGTGGGTGGCTGCTGCATGTTAAAGATGCTACCACAAGGTATTGAATACCTTAGCAAGCTGAAAGAACTAACCTTGGATGATATGCCGGTCGAATTTGTAGACCTGCTGCGTAAAGGTGGCAGGGATCGTCCAAGGATTACCCATATACCTCAGATCAACCATTACTACCGGATATCTGGCAAAATGCATCATGAAAGTTTATCATGATTATATGTTCGAGATAGGGTAAGCCCATTTTGAAACAGTCATAAGTATCTCATTCtgtgttccttctttctatatCTTCTTCAGACAAGTATCTCATTTTGTCTCttaatttctgttttcttttcttgcaaAAACCAAACATACCCAATATCTTTAGAACCCCCATGCTCCCATGGTATGTACTCTATTAAGTGGAAATCCTAAAAATTTGTCTTAAGAACAAATTCTAAGATCCTACATGCAGTTACAGAATTTATCAAAGTTTCCATTGTTCACTTTCGCAGGTAACAGAGCAGTGGAAGCAAGCTCCAAAAGGAAGGTATTATGTTATTGGATTCATAGTTTCCGTCCTTAACTGAAGTGGTTCAAGTTGATGGTGAAGATGGCGAATTCAGGTTTCAACCAAGCATTGTTTTTAgacaataatttttttcattttcccttGGTGGGGTGGTGGGTTGGGGAGGGAATAGGAAGGATATATTCTATCTGGTAAAGGTGTATGGTTTTGGTTCCAAACTTATTTCTGTCAGCATATTCAGGTTTAATTTGaattcttgcatttaaaaaaaaaaaaaaaaaaaaaaaaaaacagagtttAGTTTGAGTTCTTGATGGGTAGCTTATGCTATGATATCATACAATTTAAAggtcttctctttttattttctgtggGTGTGTTTCTATGACAGTTTTAGTATTTTAGATTTATTTACAAAAATTATAATAGATTTAATTCTATTCTCAATCAAACTTGGtcaattttctgtttctatttcccCTTCTTGTAATTATGTCTTAAAGAAATTTGGGTTTTTAGTTTTGAGAAAATCTTGTTATTATTTCATTGTCTGAGAGACCAGAAACCACTAAAACCCAATCCCAACCCCAACCGTGTGTGAATTGAAACAAGCTCAATAGAATAGAGTCGAATCACAGGAGTAGATGGAAATTGAAGCTAAAAGTCTAAAACCCTAGCCCCGATTCCTCTTCAGCAGAAGATGAAACAGATGAAGCAGCTAAAAATATTCGAGAATTACAGAGAACAATAGATGAACATACCTGATACTTTGATAGATTGAGAGGATATGAATCAGTTGGGTTTCTGCGTAGTGTTCCCATCTTTAGTTTCTCTCCGAGAAAAAGAATATTGCATTGGGTTACACTCATCTTCCCATTGAGTCTGATTGCAAGGAAATCGTTGATTTGCTTAACAATCCTAATCGGTTACCGCCATTGGAGGTGGCAGCGGCAATCAATGACCTCGGCACATTCTGAGCTGCTTggtttttcctgattttttaactatctttttttttttttaaataataataatcgtCCCCCTTTCGTAAGATTTGGGAGGGGTAAATGTACATAGCCTTAACTAGCCTATTTGCAGCCCATATTCTAGTGAAATATGTTTTTCTCAACTCTCCTAAAGTTGCGGAATACTTCAAGAAAGAGAGTAATCAATGAGCAATCAGACCAAATAGAAGTAAAATGTCTAGCCTCCCTCTTCCAATATCTCAGTCTTAACCGGCTGGCATCCATCGTCGGAAAATTTTCCCATAAGTATGTTATGGCATAGAATGAACTCAAAACTAATATGTTTGGTGTGTTTTACTTCTGAAAGAACAATTTATGAATACTATGATTTAGGCTTACCCGACattgaaaatgccctcaactcATCACCGCTCAagtcggctggttgtgggttcgagtcttggcatgcccactatcgtCCATTGGTCCTGCAAAAGCGCCACTTTTCATACCGGTTTATCCTGGGGGcaatgatcactaccatgaagcaccctttttttattacaaaaaaaaaaatggattaccCGTCATCGACAATTCAAATTTTAGTAGTTTCTCAACCTAAGGTACCTCATCGGTATAGTTTCTGATCTAAAATTTGGGAACTgattttaaaagttgaaaaccGATTTTATTAACTTGATGTACTTATCAAAAGATTCCTACCCAGGGTCTGAAATGAATTGCAAGGAACTAaaatgaattattccattttctACATTATCATTGGCTCGTATAAGTGTCTTAGCACATTTGAAGGATCCATATAACTTAGTCGATTAGGGCGAATTTGAGATTGTGTAGATAGGCGCACGGtttcaggttcgattccccatctgtgcatctacgatttaagtggagaccgtggcgATGGGTTACTATGCTAGTCTTCCCGAGGATCAGTCGAGGTGCGAGTAAGCTGACCCGGACACCATGGTTAACAAAAAATCCATATAATTTAGCCTAAAGAACAATTGTGAACTGCAAAAATTAAGTATTTTCTATTCGGAAGTAGCCCTGCACCTAGACACGGGTGCTCCCCCTCAAAAGGGGCACGGTGGTCATTGAGTGTCATTTGTGTATGTGGCACAAGGGGTCGCTCAAAATAGTTGAAGCCTATATCTTAAAGGATCTATATATGGCATTTTATGGTAATTGTGCTTAAACATGGCAACTAAAAGAAGATTTAGAAATGAAAGAATGGAGACCGAACCGGTTCCTGATCGAAATCAGCCGATTCGATTGCGGGTTGACCTATGCTAGTTCCGACTGGCCCCTTTCTTTGTTTTCAAAGaccaaaatcttgaaaacaGATTTCCAAACCAAAGTTGTCATAAAAAAATGTTCCACGCaacaaaaagatttttttattttttgaaaacattttttttttggtaatgattcAAAAACATTGTCAAATGGGGCCTTGAATGGTAAGAAAACCAGCACCTCAAAGCTCTTGAGTTCCAAATGTAAGAAAAGAGATGGAACACATTCCATAATCACAGCCATGGTTAGCAAAAATGCTCATTTTAattatgttttcattttttatgaacAAGTTTTGCCGTATGTTTCCGAAAGATAcagaaaagaaattataaacGGCAAGTATTCCAATTCTAAACACGTTAAAAATATGCTAAAAACACGTTTTACCGTATGCTTAACCCAATACAATATTCTCTTTCTCGGAGAGAAACTAAAGATGGGAACACAACGGAGAAACCCAACTGATTCATATCCTCTCAATCTATCAAAGTATTAGGTATGTTCATCTATTGTTATCTCTAAATCTGGAATATTTTTAGTTGTTTCATCTTCTGCTGAAGAGGAATCGGAGCTAGGGTTTTAGACTTTAGCTTCAATTTCCATCTACTCCTTCTGTGATTCGACTCTATTCTATTGGGCTTGTTTCAATTCACACACAGTTGGGGTTGGGAATTTGGGATTAGGTTTTAGTGGTTTCTGGTCTCTTAGACAATGAAATATTAACAAGATTTTCTCAAAACTAAAAACCCAAATTTCTTCAAGACATAATTACAAGAAGGGGAAATAGAAACATAAAATTGACCAAGTTTGATTGAGAATAGAATTAAATCTATTATAATTTTTGTAAATAAATCTAAAGTACTAAAACTGTCATAGAAACACACccatagaaaataaaaagggaggaCCTTTAAATTGTATGATATCAGAGCATAAGTTACCCATCAAGAACTCAAACTAaactcttttgtttttgtttttgttttttttgttttttttgtttttttttttgttttttgttctaggttttttttttttttttttttttttttttttggtgaattcaAATTAAAACTGAATATGCAGACATAAGTTTGGAATCAAAACCATACACCTTTCCCAGATAGAATATAtccctcccctccccaccccaccccaaaagggaaaatgaaaaaaattattgtcTTAAAACAATGCTTGGTTGAAACCTGAATTCGCCATCTTCACCATCAACTTGAACCACTTCAGTTAAGGACGGAAACTATGAATCCAATAACATAATACCTTCCTTTTGGAACTTGCTTCCACTGCTCTGTTACCTGCAATTTGATAAACTCTGTAACTACATGTAGGATCttaaaatttgttcttcaagacAAATTTTTAGGATTTCCACTTAATAGAGTACATACCATGAGGGCATGGGGGGTCTTAAAGATGTTGGGTATGTTTGGTTTttgcaagaaaagaaaacagaaattaaGAGACAAAATGAGATACTTGTCCTAAGAAGAtacagaaagaaagaacacaGAATAAGATACTTGTGACAGTTTCAAAATGGTCTTACCTTATCTCGAACATATAATCACGATAAACTTTCATGATGCATTTTGCCAGATATCCGGTAGTAATGGTTGATCTGAGGGATATGGGTAATCCTTGGACGATCCCTGCCACCTTCACGCAGCTGCTCTACAAATTCGACCGGCATATCATCCAAGGTTAGTTCTTTCAGCTTGCTAAGGTATTCAATACCTTGAGGTAGCATCTTTAACATGCAGCAGCCACCCACCCATAGATCTTCGATATCAGGCATTGTTCCCTTCTTGATTATTACTTTATTCAACTGCGACAAATTCCACAATCTTAGTATCTTCAGCATAGGGAACCACATGGGATGGAAGTGCAGGAGATTCCCTTCATATGCATTTGAAAGAGTAAGACGCCGAAGGTTGCGCAAAGCATGAATTTTAAGCAGGGGATTCTCCTTTAGTATGGAGCATTTCAAGAACAAAAAGGTTAGATCATTAAGAGAGCCAAACCATCTAGGTACTGACTGCAATTTCCCCACCAGAGTGAGCCTTTGCAGAAGGGGAGGAGGGTGCTTCAAATAATTCATATTGAGTTCATGCCCAATATAAGACATTAAAAATAGGCTGCGAAGGAGATTCAGTTTTTGTATTGTTGCACACAACTGCCAAACCTGAGGGCCGGCCTTCACCTTTGTAATG
It includes:
- the LOC122059847 gene encoding disease resistance protein RPM1-like; amino-acid sequence: MAIVLTLAQAVVQVLSERILLLLVTEGNLVMGARREFKSIGDELESMKSFLRDADRRSATEREVETWIEQVRDAAYNVEDIIDEFLYRMDSQFSRGNLTGYVNQVVKFPKNSWVKHKMASRLEEIKADIKAINDRHQRYNFRHEEEQEERFQWLGKSPPSAENDVVGMDGYEETLLYWLQSEERRDLMISVWGMGGSGKTTIVAKVYNNKAVKKYFQCSAWITLSQEFVVENLFKSMIKEFYRAGKDLVPTDIDKMDYNGLVRTIQEYLQQKRYVIVLDDVWSLNFYRWRQIKDAIPSTSNGSAIMLTTRMKEVACLSFGIPNSIHHILHIEPLPENKAWELFCRRAFTNVPNQRCPPLLEPTAQNLVKSCKGLPLTIVVLGYLMLSKEKTELEWKKVCQNPNWELSNNPRLEREKNILLLSFHDLPYHLKHCFKYCCVFPEDYLIKRKRLIRLWIAEGFVEKIKDKTLEEVADTYLEELVCRSMLQVVKKNHFGRAKSVRLHDLMRELGLSISKGEKFCVSYNRGEGEEVANARRLAMHKCDEDIPQCFDRSKLRSFFVFATETTMSSQSYELPKKFMFLRVLDLQGVPITILPDEIGELFSLRCLRYQGRGTPNKCSEFA